Proteins co-encoded in one Deinococcus metalli genomic window:
- a CDS encoding CHRD domain-containing protein, which yields MFVYKIVLGMATTALLGSCSMMMGAGGTTYTFKHNANTADPAAMGKAVATMSGGMVSTTLTVSGLTPSKAYIAHYHAFGPASSTDPCASNGPVTLGFPNFMSDASGNATVTVSGDMAKIAGDMGAYINVHYASDPSVVPICAPVKMTKG from the coding sequence ATGTTCGTATACAAGATCGTTCTGGGGATGGCCACCACCGCACTGCTCGGCTCGTGCAGCATGATGATGGGCGCTGGCGGCACCACCTACACCTTTAAGCACAACGCCAACACGGCCGATCCCGCTGCGATGGGCAAGGCCGTGGCGACCATGAGTGGCGGCATGGTCAGCACCACCCTGACGGTGAGCGGCCTGACGCCCAGCAAGGCGTATATCGCGCATTACCACGCCTTCGGGCCTGCGTCGAGCACGGATCCCTGCGCGTCCAACGGGCCGGTGACGCTGGGCTTTCCGAACTTCATGTCGGACGCCAGCGGCAACGCGACCGTCACGGTGAGCGGTGACATGGCCAAGATCGCGGGCGATATGGGCGCGTACATCAACGTCCACTATGCCAGTGACCCTAGCGTCGTGCCGATCTG